A window of the Thalassospira sp. TSL5-1 genome harbors these coding sequences:
- the purN gene encoding phosphoribosylglycinamide formyltransferase, which translates to MGKVNRLKLAVLVSGSGSNLQAIIDACNSADYPAEIVLVFSNQPDAQGLDRARKAGIEAKSLAHKGYPGGREAYDHAVSELIAQSGADLVVLAGYLRLVSESFVKRWEGRLINIHPSLLPSFKGLHAHEQTIAAGVKYSGCTVHFVVPEMDAGPIIAQAVVPVLANDDAHSLGQRILRQEHQIYPQVIRWIAEDRVSVGDDGRVSVRDSQSPDFAQINPVSANG; encoded by the coding sequence ATGGGAAAAGTAAACCGGTTGAAGCTAGCAGTTCTGGTTTCAGGCAGCGGCAGCAATTTGCAGGCCATCATTGATGCCTGCAATAGCGCCGATTACCCCGCCGAAATCGTTCTGGTTTTTTCCAACCAGCCCGATGCCCAAGGCCTGGACCGCGCCCGCAAAGCCGGGATCGAGGCAAAAAGCCTTGCGCATAAAGGCTATCCTGGCGGGCGCGAAGCCTATGACCATGCTGTCAGCGAACTGATCGCGCAAAGCGGGGCCGACCTTGTGGTTCTGGCTGGTTATTTGCGCCTGGTCAGCGAAAGTTTCGTCAAACGCTGGGAAGGACGGCTGATCAATATTCATCCGTCCCTGCTGCCATCGTTCAAAGGCCTGCATGCCCACGAGCAAACCATTGCCGCAGGGGTTAAATATTCCGGCTGTACGGTGCATTTTGTCGTACCCGAAATGGATGCCGGGCCGATCATTGCCCAAGCCGTGGTTCCGGTTTTGGCAAATGATGACGCCCACAGCCTGGGTCAGCGCATTTTGCGCCAGGAACACCAAATCTATCCGCAAGTGATCCGCTGGATTGCCGAGGACAGGGTTTCGGTTGGCGATGACGGGCGTGTTAGCGTGCGCGATTCGCAAAGCCCGGACTTCGCACAGATCAATCCGGTATCCGCAAACGGATGA
- a CDS encoding MetQ/NlpA family ABC transporter substrate-binding protein, which translates to MRILKSLSAAIILTASLAIPAFAQDEIKIGVTAGEHEEIMEQVAKVAAEKGLKLDIITFTDYVLPNQALDDGDLDANSFQHVPYLDNQIKDRGYKLSVVGYNFVTPMGIYSDKYKSLNDLPDGAKISIPNDPTNGGRALLLLQAKGLIKVDPEAGLVVSPLDVTENPKGFDFIELDAAQLPRSLADVDAAAINTNYAIEAGLNPTRDSIAIESKDSPYANVIVTRTEDKDKPWVKTLVESYNSDTIRDFINKKYDGAVVPVF; encoded by the coding sequence ATGCGGATTCTTAAATCCCTGAGTGCCGCGATTATTTTGACGGCCAGCCTTGCCATTCCGGCCTTTGCGCAAGACGAAATCAAGATCGGTGTGACCGCCGGTGAACATGAAGAAATCATGGAACAGGTCGCCAAGGTTGCCGCCGAGAAGGGCCTGAAGCTCGACATCATTACCTTCACCGATTACGTGCTGCCCAACCAGGCGCTTGATGATGGCGATCTTGATGCCAACAGCTTCCAGCATGTGCCCTACCTTGATAACCAGATCAAGGATCGCGGCTACAAGCTTTCGGTTGTCGGGTATAACTTTGTCACCCCGATGGGCATTTATTCCGACAAATATAAAAGCCTGAATGACCTGCCCGACGGGGCAAAAATTTCGATCCCGAACGATCCGACCAATGGTGGCCGTGCGCTGCTTCTGCTGCAGGCAAAAGGCCTGATCAAGGTGGACCCGGAAGCCGGCCTCGTTGTCAGCCCGCTGGACGTGACCGAAAACCCCAAGGGTTTTGATTTCATCGAACTGGATGCCGCACAGCTTCCGCGTTCGCTGGCCGATGTTGATGCCGCAGCCATCAACACCAACTATGCCATCGAAGCAGGTTTGAACCCGACCCGGGATTCGATTGCGATTGAAAGCAAAGACAGCCCCTATGCCAACGTCATCGTGACGCGCACCGAAGACAAGGACAAACCCTGGGTCAAAACCCTGGTTGAATCTTATAACTCGGACACCATCCGCGATTTCATCAACAAGAAATATGACGGTGCCGTTGTTCCGGTATTCTAA
- a CDS encoding methionine ABC transporter permease: MWSTLLPILGQATLETLYMVFASLAIGTAVGLPLGVLLATSGRGELFEAPVFQKTIGPIVNATRSVPFIILAVAIIPFTRLLVGTSIGTSAAIVPLTVAAIPFIARIIEGAVREVDSGLTEAAHAMGARPLQVVIKVLLPEALPGIIHGLTLTAVTLIGYSAMVGAVGAGGLGDLGIRYGYQRFRPDVMAAVVITLIVVVQAVQMLGDHLARRADKRNI; encoded by the coding sequence ATGTGGTCAACACTTCTTCCCATTTTGGGGCAGGCGACACTGGAAACCCTTTATATGGTGTTCGCCTCCCTTGCCATTGGCACGGCGGTTGGTTTGCCTTTAGGGGTGTTGCTGGCAACATCGGGCCGGGGCGAGCTTTTTGAGGCACCGGTGTTCCAAAAAACCATCGGGCCGATTGTCAATGCGACGCGCTCTGTGCCGTTTATCATTCTGGCCGTCGCGATCATTCCCTTTACCCGCTTGCTGGTTGGCACTTCAATCGGTACGTCGGCGGCAATTGTGCCGTTAACCGTGGCGGCGATCCCGTTTATTGCCCGCATCATCGAAGGGGCTGTCCGCGAGGTTGACAGCGGCCTGACCGAAGCCGCCCATGCAATGGGCGCGCGCCCGCTTCAGGTGGTGATCAAGGTGTTATTGCCCGAAGCCCTGCCGGGCATCATTCACGGACTGACTTTGACCGCTGTGACCCTGATTGGTTATTCGGCGATGGTGGGGGCTGTTGGGGCTGGTGGCCTGGGCGACCTTGGCATTCGTTATGGCTATCAGCGTTTCCGCCCCGATGTGATGGCCGCCGTTGTGATCACCCTGATTGTGGTGGTGCAGGCGGTGCAAATGCTGGGCGACCATTTGGCGCGCCGTGCCGATAAACGCAATATCTGA
- a CDS encoding carbon-nitrogen hydrolase family protein: MSQSPVNSHSSSQHRVAVIQAGTSLFDTPRTLERMSALCEEARQNSVELAVFPEAYVGGYPKGLDFGARVGTRSEAGRDDYLRYWKSAIEVPGPECRTIGSFAAKMKAHLVTGVIERDKGTLYCAVLFFGPDGSLLGKRRKLMPTASERLIWGQGDGSTLPVFKTPVGNIGAAICWENYLPTLRQTYYNRGINIWCAPTVDEREIWQTSMRHIAYEGRTFVLSACQYMTRANAPEDYDCLQGNDPQTTLIRGGSVIIDPMGTCLTEPVYDREAVIWADIDTDQTIRGRYDLDVAGHYARPDVFSLRVNETAFPSQSPTPVPEPDSLQNPVEGDPAP, from the coding sequence ATGTCGCAATCGCCCGTAAACTCCCATTCTTCATCGCAACATCGTGTTGCTGTCATTCAGGCCGGAACATCGCTTTTTGATACCCCGCGCACGCTTGAACGCATGTCCGCCCTATGCGAGGAAGCCCGGCAAAACAGTGTTGAACTGGCCGTTTTTCCCGAGGCTTATGTGGGTGGGTATCCCAAGGGGCTGGATTTTGGCGCGCGTGTTGGCACGCGGAGCGAAGCCGGGCGCGACGATTATTTGCGTTACTGGAAATCCGCCATCGAGGTGCCCGGCCCGGAATGCCGCACGATTGGCAGCTTTGCCGCCAAAATGAAGGCGCATCTTGTCACCGGCGTTATCGAGCGCGACAAAGGCACACTTTATTGCGCGGTTCTGTTTTTTGGCCCGGATGGCAGCCTTCTGGGTAAACGCCGAAAATTGATGCCCACCGCCAGCGAAAGGCTGATCTGGGGACAGGGCGATGGCTCCACCCTGCCGGTTTTCAAAACCCCGGTCGGTAATATCGGTGCCGCCATTTGCTGGGAAAATTACCTGCCAACCTTGCGTCAAACCTATTATAACAGGGGCATCAATATCTGGTGTGCGCCCACCGTTGATGAACGGGAAATCTGGCAAACATCCATGCGCCATATCGCCTATGAAGGCCGCACCTTTGTTCTCAGCGCCTGCCAATATATGACGCGCGCCAACGCGCCAGAGGATTATGACTGCCTGCAGGGCAATGACCCGCAAACTACCCTGATCCGGGGGGGCAGCGTAATTATCGACCCGATGGGCACCTGCCTGACCGAACCGGTCTATGACCGCGAAGCCGTGATCTGGGCCGATATCGACACCGACCAGACCATTCGTGGCCGTTATGACCTGGATGTTGCGGGCCACTATGCCCGCCCCGATGTTTTTTCGCTGCGGGTTAATGAAACGGCTTTTCCGTCACAATCGCCCACACCAGTACCGGAGCCAGATTCACTGCAAAATCCGGTGGAAGGCGATCCTGCGCCCTAA
- a CDS encoding GNAT family N-acetyltransferase, whose product MPHVATSPVLIKHHRITLRDFTPADGDGFVAYQMDARYRALYNQPDSPETRATSTALFQRFLGWQAETPRQNFQIGIFDAKTGDILGCIGLRQQDMPAHVAIMGLELAPTCWGRYRLALDAINLMLDYGFNQLGLTAITGSTGNGNRRITRLATWFGATLTQSRPGPDWMTQKGWHEVDWSLTREEWLAKKNAKQTGIKHRPGAS is encoded by the coding sequence ATGCCACATGTTGCAACCAGCCCGGTTCTGATAAAGCACCACCGCATTACCCTGCGTGATTTCACACCTGCCGATGGCGACGGTTTTGTCGCCTATCAGATGGATGCCCGCTATCGCGCCCTTTATAACCAGCCCGATAGCCCCGAAACCCGTGCCACCAGCACCGCCCTTTTCCAGCGTTTTTTGGGCTGGCAGGCCGAGACACCGCGCCAGAATTTCCAGATCGGGATTTTTGATGCCAAAACCGGCGACATTCTGGGCTGCATCGGCCTGCGCCAGCAGGACATGCCTGCCCATGTCGCGATTATGGGCCTGGAACTGGCCCCAACCTGCTGGGGACGGTACCGGCTGGCGCTGGATGCCATCAATTTGATGCTGGATTACGGATTTAACCAACTGGGCCTTACAGCCATTACTGGCTCCACGGGCAATGGCAACCGCCGCATCACCCGTCTTGCCACCTGGTTTGGTGCCACCCTGACGCAAAGCCGCCCCGGCCCGGACTGGATGACCCAAAAAGGCTGGCACGAGGTGGACTGGTCGCTGACCCGTGAGGAATGGCTGGCAAAAAAGAATGCGAAACAAACCGGCATAAAGCACAGACCAGGCGCAAGTTAG
- a CDS encoding methyl-accepting chemotaxis protein, protein MSLMQNVSQRLFMAFAVMAVIVATIGIAGVYFTVSTGQEGDKVAVELAPLGDAAMEIKLSATKAHLIFEEIMSGDSSENIQEVWDLLDESAWYANAILKGGENDEGTFVASKNADIQEKTKKVVVAIGEFITTAHQRYDSLLSGGSGSDLKAGSAADAKFDDSFDKFISLADEAEELIHDQMDIGVAEMRSNVKTSVLTMAVITVLGFIVAAIFIVYARKNISQRITRLSHNMKDLSSGHATTEITYLEDADEIGEMARSVKVFQQAMDQAKALTVERERQQKSLSLANEKRNTAITGFDREIATVVSNVTQAAGKVSQTSNSLTRNAQTSVTTSEDVANTSTQANRSVQTVATAAEELTQSIRGITQQANNSSEIARRAVTHAQHTNELVEGLANSADHIGEVLGLIADIANQTNLLALNATIEAARAGDAGKGFAVVASEVKNLATQTSRATDEISSQINDIQSATRESVTAIQEISHIIAQMDEIAAAIAEAMSQQAEATRDIAQNVQSASDGTYQASQKAHSIREVANESQLSATDLAAAAQQLTASANSLRQSVDGFFRQVRE, encoded by the coding sequence ATGTCACTCATGCAAAATGTCAGCCAGCGACTTTTTATGGCATTCGCGGTTATGGCTGTGATTGTCGCCACCATTGGTATCGCTGGCGTCTACTTTACCGTCAGTACCGGCCAGGAAGGCGACAAGGTTGCGGTAGAACTTGCGCCGCTGGGCGATGCCGCAATGGAAATCAAACTTTCGGCCACCAAGGCGCATCTGATTTTTGAAGAAATCATGTCGGGTGACAGCAGCGAAAACATACAGGAAGTATGGGACCTGCTCGATGAAAGTGCCTGGTATGCCAATGCCATTCTCAAGGGGGGAGAGAATGACGAAGGCACATTTGTCGCCAGTAAAAACGCCGACATTCAGGAAAAAACGAAGAAAGTCGTTGTCGCGATTGGCGAATTCATCACAACGGCCCACCAACGCTACGATTCTCTTCTGTCCGGTGGTTCCGGATCAGACCTGAAGGCAGGCTCTGCCGCAGATGCCAAATTCGACGACTCATTTGATAAATTCATCTCCCTTGCCGATGAGGCCGAAGAACTGATCCATGATCAAATGGATATCGGCGTTGCCGAGATGCGCAGCAATGTCAAAACCTCAGTCCTGACAATGGCGGTGATTACCGTTCTGGGCTTCATCGTGGCAGCAATATTCATCGTCTATGCGCGCAAAAACATATCGCAGCGCATTACCCGTCTGTCACACAATATGAAAGACCTTTCATCGGGCCATGCAACCACTGAAATCACCTATCTTGAAGATGCCGATGAAATTGGTGAAATGGCACGTTCGGTAAAAGTCTTCCAGCAGGCAATGGACCAGGCCAAAGCCCTGACAGTCGAGCGCGAACGCCAGCAAAAAAGCCTTTCGCTTGCCAATGAAAAACGCAACACCGCGATTACGGGCTTTGACCGCGAAATTGCAACCGTGGTGTCAAACGTAACCCAGGCAGCAGGCAAAGTCTCTCAGACCTCCAACAGCCTGACACGAAATGCCCAAACCAGCGTCACAACGTCCGAGGATGTTGCAAATACCTCCACACAGGCGAACAGAAGTGTTCAAACCGTTGCCACCGCTGCCGAAGAATTGACCCAGTCGATCCGGGGCATCACTCAACAGGCCAACAATTCGTCCGAAATTGCCCGGCGTGCCGTCACCCACGCCCAGCACACCAATGAACTGGTTGAGGGGCTGGCGAATTCGGCCGATCATATCGGGGAAGTCTTGGGGCTGATCGCGGATATTGCCAACCAGACCAACCTTTTGGCCCTGAATGCCACCATCGAGGCTGCCCGAGCCGGTGATGCAGGCAAAGGCTTTGCCGTTGTCGCATCCGAAGTCAAAAACCTTGCCACGCAAACATCGCGCGCGACGGATGAAATCAGCAGTCAGATCAACGATATTCAGTCCGCCACACGGGAATCGGTCACAGCCATTCAGGAAATTTCGCACATCATCGCCCAAATGGACGAAATCGCCGCTGCCATTGCCGAAGCCATGTCCCAGCAGGCCGAAGCCACGCGCGACATTGCCCAGAATGTGCAATCGGCATCAGATGGCACCTATCAGGCATCGCAAAAGGCCCATTCGATCCGCGAGGTCGCCAATGAAAGCCAGCTTTCGGCAACCGACCTGGCCGCCGCCGCCCAGCAGCTTACTGCCAGTGCCAATTCCCTGCGCCAGTCAGTCGATGGTTTTTTCCGCCAGGTTCGCGAATAG
- a CDS encoding ABC-F family ATP-binding cassette domain-containing protein, with product MLNISNVTYRIGGRVILDQTSLTIPAGHKVGLIGSNGAGKSTLLKLIAGQLALDGGDITLNARVRMGMVSQEAPAGSRSLIDTVLAADTERANLLAEAETATDGHRIAEIHTRLADIDAHTAEARAASILSGLGFDGEAQQRPCDDFSGGWRMRVALAATLFLQPDLLLLDEPTNHLDLEATIWLEQYLISYPGTIILVSHDRDLLNRVAKQIVHLHNAQLTLYGGNYDKFAKTRREQMELASKQYDKQIAQQKHLQSFIDRFRAKASKAKQAQSRIKMLEKMGPAIAVVEDKSISFDFPSPQELPPPLITIDHGEVGYNGKAVLRNLNLRIDMDDRIALLGANGNGKSTLAKLLSDKLELMAGEKKASSKLRIGYFAQHQTDELILENTPYDHLAALMPDAIESKVRAQLGRFAFEGDKGNTKVKSLSGGEKARLLFALMTLDAPHMLILDEPTNHLDIDARDALNHALNNYEGAVIIISHDPYLIEACADRLILVADGTVTNFDGDVNEYRQYLLDRARADRKAGKDATQTPEQKRDRKAERQAAAEKRKIAAPLRKEVEKLEKQMAQCTTKIAAIEAELADESLYTSGNSERLNKLQIDMAKVKSDLAEIENVWLEKQQEYEEMTA from the coding sequence ATGCTGAATATATCGAACGTCACCTACCGCATTGGCGGCCGGGTGATCCTGGATCAAACCAGCCTTACCATCCCGGCCGGCCACAAGGTTGGCCTGATCGGCAGCAATGGCGCGGGGAAATCAACCCTTCTCAAGCTGATTGCGGGCCAGCTTGCCCTGGATGGCGGCGACATTACACTCAATGCCCGGGTCCGCATGGGTATGGTGTCACAGGAGGCCCCCGCCGGGTCGCGCTCCCTGATTGATACGGTGCTGGCCGCCGATACCGAACGCGCAAACCTGCTGGCCGAAGCCGAAACCGCAACCGACGGCCACCGCATCGCCGAAATTCATACCCGCCTGGCCGATATTGATGCCCACACCGCCGAGGCGCGTGCCGCCTCCATCCTTTCCGGTCTTGGATTTGATGGCGAAGCCCAGCAGCGCCCCTGTGATGATTTCTCTGGTGGCTGGCGCATGCGTGTCGCCCTGGCGGCTACCCTGTTCCTGCAGCCCGACCTGTTGCTGCTCGACGAACCAACCAACCACCTGGACCTTGAAGCTACCATCTGGCTGGAACAGTATTTGATCAGCTATCCCGGCACGATCATCCTGGTCAGCCATGACCGCGACCTTTTGAACCGGGTGGCAAAGCAAATTGTGCATTTGCATAATGCGCAACTGACGCTTTATGGCGGCAATTACGACAAATTCGCCAAAACCCGGCGCGAGCAAATGGAGCTTGCCTCCAAGCAGTACGACAAACAGATCGCGCAGCAAAAACACCTGCAATCCTTCATCGACCGTTTTCGCGCCAAGGCCAGCAAGGCCAAACAGGCGCAAAGCCGTATCAAGATGCTGGAAAAAATGGGCCCGGCCATTGCAGTTGTTGAAGACAAATCGATCAGCTTTGATTTTCCCAGCCCGCAGGAACTGCCCCCGCCCCTGATCACCATTGATCATGGCGAGGTTGGCTATAACGGCAAGGCGGTGCTGCGCAACCTTAATTTGCGCATTGATATGGATGACCGCATCGCCCTTTTGGGCGCCAATGGGAACGGTAAATCGACACTGGCGAAGCTTCTGTCCGATAAACTGGAACTGATGGCGGGCGAAAAGAAAGCATCGAGCAAACTGCGCATTGGCTATTTTGCCCAGCATCAAACCGACGAGCTGATCCTGGAAAACACCCCCTATGATCACCTTGCCGCCCTGATGCCCGATGCAATTGAAAGCAAGGTGCGTGCCCAGCTTGGCCGTTTCGCCTTTGAAGGCGATAAGGGCAATACCAAGGTCAAAAGCCTGTCGGGTGGGGAAAAGGCACGGTTGCTGTTTGCCCTGATGACGCTGGATGCCCCGCATATGCTCATCCTCGACGAACCGACCAACCACCTTGATATTGATGCCCGCGATGCGCTGAACCATGCGCTGAATAATTACGAAGGGGCGGTGATCATCATCAGCCACGATCCCTATTTGATCGAGGCCTGTGCGGACCGCCTCATTCTGGTCGCCGATGGCACGGTGACAAACTTTGATGGCGATGTGAACGAATATCGCCAATACCTTCTGGACCGTGCCCGGGCGGACCGCAAGGCAGGCAAGGATGCCACCCAAACGCCCGAACAAAAGCGCGACCGCAAGGCCGAACGCCAGGCTGCGGCCGAAAAACGCAAAATCGCTGCCCCCTTGCGCAAGGAAGTCGAAAAGCTGGAAAAACAAATGGCGCAATGCACCACCAAAATTGCCGCCATCGAAGCCGAACTGGCCGACGAAAGCCTTTACACATCGGGCAATAGCGAGCGTCTGAACAAGCTGCAAATCGATATGGCAAAGGTCAAATCCGACCTTGCCGAGATCGAAAATGTCTGGCTTGAAAAACAGCAGGAATACGAGGAAATGACGGCCTGA
- the ndk gene encoding nucleoside-diphosphate kinase, whose product MAIELTFSIIKPDATRRNLTGKINSVIEEAGLRIVAQKRVRLTREQAEGFYAVHKERSFFGELVDFMVSGPVVVQVLEGENAVAKYREVMGATNPANAEEGTIRKLFAESIEANSVHGSDSLENAAIEVAYFFAQTDIVG is encoded by the coding sequence ATGGCTATCGAACTTACTTTTTCCATCATTAAGCCTGACGCAACCCGTCGCAACCTGACCGGCAAGATCAATTCCGTGATCGAAGAAGCTGGTCTGCGCATTGTTGCTCAGAAGCGTGTCCGTCTCACCCGTGAACAGGCAGAAGGTTTTTATGCCGTTCACAAAGAACGTTCGTTCTTTGGCGAACTGGTGGACTTCATGGTTTCCGGCCCCGTCGTCGTCCAGGTCTTGGAAGGCGAAAATGCCGTTGCCAAATATCGCGAAGTCATGGGCGCAACCAACCCGGCAAATGCCGAGGAAGGCACCATTCGCAAGCTGTTTGCAGAATCCATCGAAGCCAACTCGGTTCATGGTTCTGACTCGCTTGAAAATGCAGCTATCGAAGTTGCTTACTTCTTTGCCCAGACCGACATCGTCGGTTAA
- a CDS encoding LysR family transcriptional regulator, with amino-acid sequence MKNGSLRAIATWKTCWLLCGNTVVPVILTGVFLSVKLLFMVQTISLNDISRFDFNLAIAFMAIWQERSVSKAADRLSLSQSAISAALARLRDAAGDPLFVRTRGAMQPTPRAIEMAKSIEQGALLIRGAFDRGQEFDPAQAVHHFSLGMSDDFQLAVGPAVSRRLLEDAPNVSVSFHQSNRHTVEKMLETGELDLAMIARPPERSWLMAEQVAQSGYACLFDAAACGCELPLSLDDYLALPHILISYSGREGIVDEKLRPLGRSRKIQTGLTQFAAVPSFLRGVAAVSTIPTHAAQALARISGLQTCPPPLDLGQYPVSLVWRREMQDDPAVAWMRGLVRAAVRTHVVGAL; translated from the coding sequence ATGAAGAATGGGAGTTTACGGGCGATTGCGACATGGAAAACCTGCTGGTTGCTATGCGGTAATACGGTGGTGCCGGTTATCTTGACGGGGGTATTTTTATCAGTCAAATTGCTGTTTATGGTTCAAACTATTAGTTTAAATGATATTTCGCGCTTTGACTTTAACCTTGCCATTGCCTTTATGGCGATCTGGCAGGAACGCAGTGTGTCCAAGGCGGCGGACCGGTTATCCTTAAGCCAGTCGGCGATCAGTGCGGCATTGGCCCGGTTGCGCGACGCGGCAGGGGACCCGCTTTTTGTGCGTACACGCGGAGCTATGCAGCCGACCCCACGCGCCATTGAAATGGCAAAAAGCATTGAACAGGGTGCGTTGCTTATTCGGGGTGCCTTTGACCGCGGGCAGGAATTTGACCCGGCACAGGCGGTGCATCATTTCTCGCTGGGCATGTCGGATGATTTTCAGTTGGCGGTGGGCCCGGCTGTTTCCCGGCGGCTGTTGGAAGATGCGCCGAATGTTTCGGTCTCCTTCCATCAAAGCAACCGCCATACCGTGGAAAAAATGCTCGAAACTGGGGAATTGGACCTGGCGATGATTGCCCGCCCGCCGGAACGGTCCTGGCTGATGGCCGAACAGGTGGCACAATCGGGTTATGCCTGTCTGTTTGATGCTGCCGCATGTGGCTGTGAATTGCCCTTATCGCTGGATGATTATCTGGCCCTGCCGCATATCCTGATTTCCTATTCCGGGCGCGAAGGCATTGTTGATGAAAAATTGCGCCCGCTGGGACGCAGCCGCAAAATCCAGACTGGCCTAACCCAGTTTGCCGCCGTGCCTTCGTTTTTGCGTGGGGTGGCGGCAGTTTCGACAATCCCGACCCATGCGGCACAGGCGCTGGCGCGCATTAGCGGTTTGCAAACATGCCCGCCGCCGCTGGATTTGGGGCAATATCCCGTTTCGCTGGTGTGGCGGCGAGAAATGCAGGACGATCCGGCTGTGGCCTGGATGCGCGGGCTGGTTCGTGCAGCCGTTCGGACCCATGTGGTTGGAGCTCTTTAG
- a CDS encoding methionine ABC transporter ATP-binding protein, with the protein MFGKVGTMIRLSNVHKTYPARRGSPEHVALRGIDLDIAAGEIVGVIGRSGAGKSTLIRCINLLERPTSGSVIVDGTDVTTLSKRDLPLFRRQLGMVFQHFNLLSSRTVYDNIALPLELAGASKAEIAAAIDPLLPLVGLEDKRDRYPAELSGGQKQRVGIARALSSNPKVVLCDEVTSALDPETTRQILSLLRDINKRLGLTMVVITHEMAVVKQLCDRVAVMDSGVIVEQGAVDGIFADPQHPTTQSLLADEFLDFKPAHPAGVSASPVSSGPVVQTLSNGTEG; encoded by the coding sequence ATGTTCGGAAAGGTTGGGACCATGATCAGGCTCTCGAACGTCCACAAGACTTATCCTGCCCGTCGGGGCAGCCCGGAACATGTTGCCTTGCGCGGTATCGACCTTGATATTGCAGCAGGCGAGATTGTCGGCGTTATTGGCCGCTCGGGCGCGGGGAAGTCCACCCTTATCCGCTGTATCAATTTGCTGGAACGGCCGACATCGGGCAGCGTCATTGTTGATGGTACCGATGTGACGACGCTGTCCAAGCGCGATTTGCCGCTGTTTCGCCGTCAGCTTGGCATGGTGTTTCAGCATTTCAATCTGCTCTCGTCACGCACGGTGTATGACAATATTGCCCTGCCGCTGGAACTGGCGGGGGCAAGCAAGGCGGAAATTGCCGCCGCGATTGACCCGTTATTGCCGCTGGTTGGCCTGGAAGACAAGCGTGATCGTTACCCCGCCGAACTTTCGGGCGGGCAGAAACAGCGTGTCGGTATTGCGCGTGCCCTTTCCAGCAACCCCAAGGTTGTTTTGTGTGACGAGGTGACATCGGCCCTGGACCCGGAAACCACCCGGCAGATCCTGTCATTGCTGCGTGATATTAACAAACGCCTGGGCCTGACGATGGTTGTGATCACCCACGAAATGGCCGTGGTCAAACAATTGTGTGACCGGGTGGCGGTGATGGATAGCGGCGTGATTGTCGAACAGGGCGCGGTGGATGGCATTTTTGCCGACCCGCAACATCCGACGACACAATCCCTGCTGGCCGATGAATTTCTTGATTTCAAGCCGGCGCATCCGGCAGGTGTTTCCGCTTCCCCGGTTTCGTCGGGGCCGGTGGTGCAAACGCTTTCTAACGGAACGGAGGGGTAA
- a CDS encoding aa3-type cytochrome c oxidase subunit IV, with protein sequence MQGNDYDLTSTHKDIYAGYTRFVKYTTGGVIAIVVLMALFLL encoded by the coding sequence ATGCAGGGAAATGATTACGACCTGACCAGCACCCACAAAGATATCTATGCTGGCTATACCCGTTTTGTAAAATATACGACCGGCGGCGTGATTGCGATTGTCGTTCTGATGGCGCTTTTTCTGCTGTAA